Genomic DNA from Jonesia denitrificans DSM 20603:
TTGGTCAAGTGCACCAGGCATTGGGGCAAAGCGACATTATTGCCGCTCGAGTTGATTCATTAGAACTGCGTGTTTCAGCTGGTCACACTCGTGAAGGGGCAGGCCATTAGTCACAGGTTGGTTCCTCAGCTTGGGTGAAGTCTGCAGGAGTGTCAAGCAGCGTCGTCAACGTCGATACCGGGATGAAGAACGTCTTTCCTGAACTCGATTTTGCATACACAACACCCACGACTTGACCCGACTCATTGAGGACTGCTGAACCTGAGCTACCGGGCTCGACTTCAGCATCAGCCACCGCCACTTGACCAAGGTTCTCATTGAGTGGGTCGTCCGTGTAATCAAGGACTGTGCCTGAAGTGAGAGTGAGTTGACCCCCATTGGGGTAACCGATGATGGATACCACGTCACCAATTTGGGGGTCCGCTGACGCAAGTACTGGTGATGCGTCAAGTTGTTGCGTCGTACGGACGATCGCCAAGTCTGCGAGGTTTGCAGATTGTGCACCAGTCACCTCGATGTCACGGCCGTCAGAGGTAGAAAGTTGCAGCTCGTTGGTTCCCTCAACAACGTGTTTATTGGTGACAAGAGTCTGCTGGTCGATAGCAAAGCCAGTACCACGAGTAACAGCGCTGCAGCCGACATTTCGCACCCGCACGGTCATGCGTTGTGCTTCAGAGAAACCATATGTCGTGATCCCACCTTCTGACTCTGGAATGAAGGTCATGTTGGGGACATAGGTGTCAGGGACTTCTGGTGGTTCTGGTGGGAGTGCCCCGCACCCCGTCACGAGCATAAGAGCGAGTGTGCTGGTCACACCAAAATGAGCCTTGCGGGTGTGCCTCACGACTCAAGTTCCTTCACCAGTGCGTTGTATCGTTCCGTGGCACCTTCGCAGGTTTCCGTGGCAGTTTGTGAGACGTCCGTTAGCTTTGTACGCGTTTCACCCAGGGTCTCTTCCAGCGATGAAATGATGTCGGTGTCTTGATCGCGGGCAGGTTTCGTACGTTCCGTCAGGAGATCTGATTGGTTGGATTGCAAAGTGACGAGGGTGTCAAGGACGCGTGTTTGTCGGGTAACGCATGATGCGAGGTCTGAAGAAACCCCGAGTGCTTCGGTCGCAATTTGAGCGGTGTCTTCTGCAAGGAGACGCTGTGTTTCACGATCATCACCCACCAATGCTTTCTCTGACGCAAGTTCAGTGATGCGAGATTGGGCGGTGCTCAATTGTTCTTGGGTCGTTGACAGTTGGGATTCAACATTGGCGAGTTCAGATTCCAACTGGGCAAGTTCGACACCCATCGTGTGTGCGTGTGCGTTGACTTCACGTCCATAATCTGACCACTGGCCAGCAAGACGAATCACGTAGACCAAGGCGATGACAAGCGCGACGATAAGGATCGCAGCGGTGAGGAGAAAGGGTAGCGCGCGTCGTTGCGCCCCGCCAGATGGGGATCGCTGGGCACCTGAGGGCGAATGTCGCTGCGTGCGATGCGAAGAACTATGAGGTGTTGACTGCGAATCGTTGGGGGGAAAGGAGGGTGGCGGAACGGTGCTCAACTGACATACCCCGTGTGCTTTTCCCCGGGGCCTTCTCCGGGTTCGTCTGGAATGATAGAAGCTTCACGAAACGCCAACTGCAGTGAGCGTAAACCGTCACGCAATGAACGGGCGTGGTGCGAACCAATGTCAGGTGCGGAAGCTGTGATGAGTGCGGCGAGTGCATTGATGAGCTTGCGTGCTTCGTCGAGATCCTTGAGGTCGTCACCTTCTGGTGCGAGGCCACACTTCACCGCTGCTGCGCTCATCAGATGGACCGCTGCAGTGGTAATAACTTCAACTGCTTGCACGTCAGCAATGTCCCGTGCTGCGTCGTGTGAAGTTGTGGGGGAGGAAGGCTCTGATGACGTCATAGGTCTATTGTCCATGACACACCCGTCTGAGAACACCAATCGTCGCCTGTGATCCGAACCTGTTGACGGATCTTTGCACGATGTTCACAGTCGTTTGCGGCGCATCGGCTACCATGCACAATGCCTGTGGGCAGCAGTGAACTGCCCACAGGCATCATGGTAGGTTGCGTGTCGTCAGCGAAACAGTGTCACTGTCCTACGCGTTCGCGCAGTGTTTGACCAAGTTGGCTGTCGACACTGCCCCAATATCCAAAGAATCGCTCCCGAACTTCTGGGCGGCTGATGGACTTGCCTTGGCCGGTGAGGGTGTCGATAAACCTCGAGCGTTGGTCATCAGTGAAGACCTCACGATAGAGGGTGCCCGCCTGACCGAAGTCGTCATCGTGCGTACGAAGCGTGTAGGCAGCGCGCAGCAGCGGCCCATCTGTTTCCCAGTTCACTTCGCCTGCGGCTGCTTCATTGGCTTCGGGGTATCCCAATGAGTTGGTGTTGTGGACTGGAACTTCATAGTCATTTGACACATATCGCATGTTGCCTTCGTGCTGGTAGTTCACAACCTCTGCAGCGTGCGGTTGGTTGACCGGCAACTGGTTGTAGTTTGTCCCGATGCGGTAGCGCTGTGCGTCAGGGTAGGCAAACATGCGTCCCATGAGCATTTTGTCAGGGGAAATGCCGGTGCCAGGAACCAGGTTGGACGGTGAGAAGGCCGCTTGCTCGATGTCTTGGAAGAAGTTGCGGGGGTTGCGGTTCAACGTCAATTCGCCCACTTTGATGCGAGGGTAGTCACTAAAGGACCAGATCTTTGTCAAGTCAAACGGGTTGAAGTGGTATGTTTTCGCGTCCTCATACGGCATGACCTGGACGTACATGTCCCACACGGGGTTGTCGCCGCGATCGATGGCGTCAAAGAGGTCACGACGGTAGAAGTCGGCGTCGGTTCCTGCGAGCCGTTCTGCTTCGTCGTTCGTCATGGATTCCACACCTTGTCGGGAGACAAAGTGGTATTTGACCCAGAACTGCTCGCCAGCCTCGTTTGCCCACGAGTAGGTGTGCGAGCCGTACCCGTTCATGTGGCGCCAGGTCTTTGGCAAGCCACGGTCGCCCATGAGGTAAGTCACTTGGTGTGCGGATTCTGGTGACAGCGTCCAGAAGTCCCACTGCATGTTGGAGTCGCGCAGCCCCTTGCCGTTGCGCTTTTGCGAGTGAATGAAGTCAGGGAACTTGATGGCGTCGCGGATGAAGAAGATGGGGGTGTTATTTCCGACAATATCGAAATTGCCTTCTGTGGTGTAGTACCGCAGTGCAAATCCGCGGACGTCACGCCAGGTATCGGGGGAACCTTGTTCACCGGCGACTGAGGAGAAACGCAGGAGTGTTTCGGTTGTGGCGCCTGGCTGGAAGACCGCCGCCTTGGTGTAGCGGGTGACATCTTCAGTGACGACGAATTCACCAAATGCACCGCCACCTTTTGCGTGGGGGTTGCGCTCTGGAACGCGTTCCCGGTTAAAGGACGCGAGTTTCTCCACGAGGAAGCGATCGTGGAGCGCGGTGACGCCATCGGGTCCGGTGGTCAGGGAGTGCTGGGAACTGGCAATGGGGGAACCATTTTGGGCAGTGGTGGGCTGTTCGGTCATAACCTGCTGTCCTTTTCTGTGTGGGTGGTGCAATGGGAAAGAGTGACGATGTGTAGGCGCGGTGCCTGTACGTCGTCACGTTGTGCGTGTTTGGCACTGGGGGCATCGCCCCCAGAACGTCACTTCCGCTTCGTCCACGGTGTAGCCGTGGTTGGTGTGGGGGATGAGGCAGGGGGCTTGTCCGATGGTGCAGTCGATGTCTTGGACATCGCCGCAGGCTCGGCACACCATGTGGTGGTGGTTGTCTCCTACCCGTAGTTCGAAGCGTGCGGGGTGGCCGGCTGGTTCGATGCGGTTCATCAAACCATGGGCGGCAAAGGTATTGAGGGCGTCGTAGATGGTCTGCACCGATGCTGTGCCCAGGGCCTGGCGGACTGCGGTTAAGACGGTGTCAGAGTCTGCGTGGGGGTGATGGGAGACGGCGTCGAGGACGGCGAGGCGTGTCGCGGTGACGCGTAGGCCTGCAGACCTGAGGAGTTCCTCAAATGACGTGTCCATGACTCAAGTGAAACACGGTAACTGGAATAATTCAAGAAAACGAATGGTTCAGAAAAGTGACGAAAGTGTGACGAAGAACTGACGCCAAGAAGGCGTTCACGCACGGTGGCTGGGTGTTAGCGGTGAGGGAGGCGTGCTACAGTGGGGGAAACCGACCTTGGAGTCCATGCTCCAAGGTTCACAAGTGGTTCGCCCACCCGAGTTTCGCCATCTCCATGAGCTGAGGCCGGGTCAACAGGTTTCACGGTTGGGCTTTGCCCAACGTTATGAGTGTACGCACGCACCTTGCGTGCTGAGTATGCGCTTGCGTGAAAAATGGGCCTCCACATGTGACCGATGTGGAGGCTTTCTTCATGTCGACGGCCACGTCATCAACGCAAGGAGCATCACATCAACGAGCCGCGCATCAACGATCGAATCCGTGTCCCCGAGGTTCGACTCGTCGGCCCAGGAGGGGAACAGGTCGGTGTTGTCCGCCTTGAGGTCGCTCTCAATCTTGCCCAAGAAGCAGACCTCGACCTTGTTGAGGTCGCCCCAGACTCCCGCCCACCTGTGTGCAAACTGATGGACTACGGCAAATTCAAGTACGAGTCCGCGATGAAGGCACGCGAAGCGCGCCGCAACCAAGCGAACACCGTCTTGAAGGAAATCCGGTTCCGTCTGAAAATCGATGACCACGACTACGGCACAAAAAAAGGCCATGTCGAACGATTCCTCTCAGCCGGTGACAAGGTCAAAGTGATGATCATGTTCCGCGGACGTGAACAGTCACGACCAGAGATGGGAATCCGACTCCTGCAGCGACTCGCGGATGACGTTGCCGAACTTGGTTATGTCGAGAGTTCACCGAAACAGGATGGACGCAACATGATCATGGTTCTTGGGCCCACCAAGAAGAAAACAGAAGCAAAAAGTGAGCAACGGCGTCGGCGTGAATCGGGTCGTCCACAGCGAGGGGACAAACCCGCGCAGAACACGGACGCCACTGACAGCGCTGAAACCGTCACCCAGGACGACGCATCAACCTCATCCCCATGACCTCGCCACTGCACCCGCAGTGAGTAGCCCGATGGGTTTACCCATCAGCTGGCGTCTTTCTCGGCGTCAGCCCGAACACGTCACGTCCCCGCGTGGCCGACAGCAAGGAGAACGGCAGCCATGCCGAAGAACAAGACGCACTCCGGCGCCAAGAAGCGCTTCCGTGTCACTGGTAGCGGAAAGATCATGCGCGAGCAGGCCAACAAGCGTCACCTTCTCGAGCACAAGTCTTCAACTCGCACCCGTCGTCTGTCATCCGACCAGGTCGTGAGCGACGCAGACGTCAAGAAGATCAAGAAGCTTCTCGGTAAGTGACCTTCACGGCACTCGCCATCTCTTAACCCATAGTTTTTCTCATCGAAGGAGCATCACGTGGCACGCGTGAAGCGGGCGGTTAACGCCCACAAAAAGCGTCGGACAGTACTCGAGCGCGCAAGCGGTTACCGTGGGCAGCGCTCACGCCTCTACCGCAAGGCAAAAGAGCAAGTTACCCACTCACTGGTCTACAACTACCGCGACCGTAAGCGTCGTAAAGGGGACTTCCGTCGCCTGTGGATCCAGCGCATCAATGCTGCAGCCCGCGCCCAGGGTATGACCTATAACCGTTTTATCCAAGGGCTCAAGGCTGCAGGTGTTGAGGTTGACCGTCGAGTTCTTGCCGAACTTGCCGTCAGTGACATCAACGCGTTCAACGCTCTTGTCACCGTCGCAAAGGCAGCCCTGCCCGAGGACGTCAACGCTCCTCGCCAGGCTGCGTAACGCAGACCGTCACGGTGCCCAACGCACCTGTTCCCGAACGCCCAGACATGCCCGACCTGACGAACCCGCGAAGTGACCGGGTCAAAATGGTTCGACGCTTGTCTGGGCGTTCGTCGCGTACCAAACATGGCCAATTCCTTGTTGAAGGGCCTCAAAGCGTCCGTGAACTCGTTGCCTGCCGGGCTGAACTGGTCCGAGACCTCTATGTCAGTTCGGACCGTGTGGACCGCTACCGAGACATTTACGACGAGGCGCACAGACAATCTCTTTACCTACACACCACCACGCCAGAGGTCCTGTCAGCCATGAGCGAGGACGCACAGGGCATTGTCGCGGTTGCGCGTACTTTAGACACGCGCCTCTCGTCACTTGGCCCCGTCCTGAGCAAAGCCTGTCTTGTCGCAGTTCTCACTGACGTACGGGACCCCGGTAACGCGGGAACCGTGATCCGGGCAGCTGATGCAGCTGGAGCTGATGTGGTGATCCTTGCAGGTGACAGTGTGGACTTAATGAACCCCAAGGTTGTGCGATCCAGTGCTGGGTCACTGTTTCACATGCCGGTGATCACCAATGCATCATTGGTTGATGTGCACGGTGCACTCAAGATGGCCGGAATCCCGCTTTTCGGGACCACGCCATATGCTGACCTCACACTCGATGACCTCGTGGAGCCACAAGGTCCTACCAGTGTGGGAGCACCACATGCGTGGGTGTTTGGAAACGAAGCACAAGGACTCAGCGTTGAGGACCAGTCCATGTGCGATTCGCTGGTACGGATTCCCATGTACGGACGTGCGGAATCGTTGAACCTGGCAATGGCTGCCACTATTTGCTTGTACACATCCGCTCGCGCATTGCGCACGACGACAAGGTGACTCATGTCTGACCAGAGCCTACGACATGGTTTGAAAGTCCGGCACCTCACCATGATGGGTCTGGGTTCTGCAATCGGAGCAGGCCTTTTTGTGGGGTCCGGGAACGCAATTCAATCTGCGGGCCCCGCAGTCCTTGTGTCATATATTGTCGCGGGAGTCGTTGTTGTCATTATTATGAGTTTGCTTGGTGAGCTTGCTAGCGCACGACCTTCGTCGGGGGCTTTTTCTACGTACGCGGAACAAGGGATCGGACGGTGGGCGGGATACGCGGTGGGATGGGCGTATTGGTTCATGCTCATCATGGTGCTCGGCGTCGAAATTCTTGCAGCGACCACGATCATGGCGGGGTGGATTAACATCCCGCAGTGGCTGATCGCCGGGGTGCTGATCGCACTGTTTGCTGCTGTCAATCTTGTTGGGGTACGACAGTTTGGGGAGCTGGAGTTCTGGTTCGCTGCGATCAAAGTTGCGGCCATTATTGGGTTCCTTGTTGTGGGTGTCCTCATTGTGACTGGCGTGATTTCCGCTGGTCCCAACGTCGGTGTGGGGCAACTTGTTGCAGGAGATGGGGGCTTTGCGCCACGTGGAGCTGCCGGAGTAGCAGCGGGTCTCCTCGCTGTGATGTTTGCTTTTGGTGGCATTGAGATCATTACGATTGCCGCGGCTGAGGCGACAAATCCGCAGTCAGCTATTCGCCGTGCCACGATCTCTATCATGTGGCGGATTTTGTTCTTCTACATTGGGTCAGTTGTTGTCATGCTGGCGGTTGTGCCGTGGAACGATCCGCAGTTCGAGCAGGGTGGCTTTGTTGCCGTGTTGAACCGCGCGAACATTCCCTATGCTTCGGGCCTGATGGAAGCCGTGATTGTTGTGGCGCTTCTTTCGGCGTTTAACGCCCAGCTCTATGCGACCTCCAGGATGGCTTTTTCCTTGGCACAACGTGGCGAGGGGCCTGCAGTGTTGTTGCGACTCTCAGGGCGTGATGTTCCGTGGATCGCAGTCATGGTGTCTATTGTCTTCTCCGTGCTTGCGGTGACAGCTCATGCGCTTGACACCCAGGGTCGGGTCATGGGCACTCTTCTTGACGCGGTCGGGGCGTTCCTCCTCATCATTTGGGTGTTCATTGCTGTGTCGCAGATCCGGTTGCGCCCCCAGTTAGAGCGTGAGGGGTCGCTCAAGATGCGCACCTGGGCGCATCCGTGGCTCGCGATTGGGGCACTTGTCTCCATCACTGCTTTCATCGTGCTCATGCTTTTTGATGCGAACGGGCGCCAGAACCTGTCCTTTTCTCTGGTGATGTTCGCCATGATCTGTGGCACCTACGTTATTCATTCGCGCCGAGGTGCGCAGCGATCCCTACAATAGGGTGTTATTCCCAGTTGTCTGCCTGAAAGGCTCTCATGTCTACGCCGGACCATGTTCCCTCACCGCTGGATGCCGATGCGGTGAACTCAGCGGTTGATGCTGCTCTTGCTGCGATCGCAGCAGCTTCGACTCTTGACGATCTCAAGGACATCCGCACCGCACACGCAGGGGACAAAAGCCCACTCGCCTTAGCTAATCGAGAAATTGGTGGCCTACCGCCAGCCGACAAGAGTGCCGCTGGGCGCATCGTTGGTCCTGCCCGAGGCAAGATTAATAAAGCTCTTGCTGCGCGTAGTGCAGAACTGGAAGCGGAGCGAGACGCGAGGGTCTTAGTTGAGGAGTCTGTTGATGTCACGCTCCCGGTGACACGCCGCGCTCGGGGTGCACGCCACCCACTTGAGTCCCTCCAGGAGGAGGTCGCAGACTTCTTCGTAGCGATGGGGTGGGAAATCGCGGAAGGTCCAGAACTTGACGCTGAATGGTTTAACTTCGATGCGTTGAACTTTGGGCCCGATCATCCGGCCCGACAAATGCAAGACACTTTCTACGTGGAATCGCGTACAGGTAGCGAAACCTCCGGGTTAGTGCTGCGGACGCACACATCGTCAGTGCAAGCACGAGCACTGCTGGAACGTGGTGTTCCGCTGTACATTGCGTGCCCTGGAAAGGTGTTTCGTACTGACGAACTGGATGCGACCCACACGCCGGTGTTTCACCAAGTTGAGGGAATCGCTGTTGACCGTGGGCTAACGATGGCTGACCTTGTGGGAACGTTGGACCACTTTGCTCGCACGATGTTTGGTCCCGATGCCAAAACTCGTTTGCGTCCGTCATATTTCCCGTTCACAGAACCAAGCGCTGAAATCGACTTGTGGTTCCCGAAGAAGAAGGGCGGGCCAGGGTGGATCGAATGGGGCGGTTGCGGCATGGTGCACCCCAACGTGCTCAAGGCTACGGGTATCGATCCTGATGAATACACGGGTTTTGCGTTTGGAATGGGACTGGAGCGCACGTTGATGCTGCGCCATGGGATTGCTGACATGCACGACATTATCGAAGGTGACGTCCGTTTTTCGTCACAGTTTGGAGTGAATCTCTGATGCCCAGGATTTCGTTGCCGTGGTTGGCTGACCACGTGGAGGTTCCCCAAGGACTGACTGCGTCGCAGTTGGCTGCAGACCTTGTGCGGGTGGGTTTGGAAGAAGAAGCAATTCACTCCTCAGGTGTCACAGGACCAGTGGTTGTGGGTCGGGTTGTCTCCTTAGAAGCCGAGCCGCAGAAAAATGGAAAGACCATTAACTGGTGTCAGGTGGATGTGGGGGAGCACGGTGTTCCTGGAGCGGATGGTTCCTTTGCTCCACGTGGCATTGTGTGTGGTGCGCACAACTTTGGGGTCGGTGACTTCGTGGTTGTTGCGCTTCCAGGTGCAGTGCTGCCGGGTCCCTTCGCTATTTCGTCCCGCAAGACGTACGGGCACATCTCCGATGGAATGATTTGTTCCCAACGCGAGTTGGGCTTGGGCGATGATCACGCAGGCATCATTGTTCTTACTACTCTCGGTTTTGACGAGCGAGACCTCTGTGTTGGTGACGATGCGCTCGCTGTGCTCGGGCTGGATGATGAGATCCTTGAGATCAACGTGACTCCTGACCGTGGTTACTGCTTTTCGATGCGTGGGATTGCTCGCGAGTATGCTCATGCAACTCGTAAGGTTTTTGAGGATCGAGTTGTTGCGGGGCGCACACCGCCAGCGACGGCTGATGGCTTTTCTGTTGTGGTACGTGACGATGCGCCCATTCATGGGGTGGTCGGGTGTGATCGTTTTGTGACGCGTTTGGTGCGGGGGATCGACCCGGCAGCAGCGACTCCGCGGTGGATGGTTCGCCGTTTGGAGCAGGCGGGGATGCGTTCTATTTCGTTGACAGTGGATGTCACGAACTATGTCATGTTGGACATGGGGCAGC
This window encodes:
- a CDS encoding DUF1844 domain-containing protein; translation: MTSSEPSSPTTSHDAARDIADVQAVEVITTAAVHLMSAAAVKCGLAPEGDDLKDLDEARKLINALAALITASAPDIGSHHARSLRDGLRSLQLAFREASIIPDEPGEGPGEKHTGYVS
- a CDS encoding Fur family transcriptional regulator, with protein sequence MDTSFEELLRSAGLRVTATRLAVLDAVSHHPHADSDTVLTAVRQALGTASVQTIYDALNTFAAHGLMNRIEPAGHPARFELRVGDNHHHMVCRACGDVQDIDCTIGQAPCLIPHTNHGYTVDEAEVTFWGRCPQCQTRTT
- the rplT gene encoding 50S ribosomal protein L20, which gives rise to MARVKRAVNAHKKRRTVLERASGYRGQRSRLYRKAKEQVTHSLVYNYRDRKRRKGDFRRLWIQRINAAARAQGMTYNRFIQGLKAAGVEVDRRVLAELAVSDINAFNALVTVAKAALPEDVNAPRQAA
- the infC gene encoding translation initiation factor IF-3, which gives rise to MWRLSSCRRPRHQRKEHHINEPRINDRIRVPEVRLVGPGGEQVGVVRLEVALNLAQEADLDLVEVAPDSRPPVCKLMDYGKFKYESAMKAREARRNQANTVLKEIRFRLKIDDHDYGTKKGHVERFLSAGDKVKVMIMFRGREQSRPEMGIRLLQRLADDVAELGYVESSPKQDGRNMIMVLGPTKKKTEAKSEQRRRRESGRPQRGDKPAQNTDATDSAETVTQDDASTSSP
- the pheS gene encoding phenylalanine--tRNA ligase subunit alpha produces the protein MSTPDHVPSPLDADAVNSAVDAALAAIAAASTLDDLKDIRTAHAGDKSPLALANREIGGLPPADKSAAGRIVGPARGKINKALAARSAELEAERDARVLVEESVDVTLPVTRRARGARHPLESLQEEVADFFVAMGWEIAEGPELDAEWFNFDALNFGPDHPARQMQDTFYVESRTGSETSGLVLRTHTSSVQARALLERGVPLYIACPGKVFRTDELDATHTPVFHQVEGIAVDRGLTMADLVGTLDHFARTMFGPDAKTRLRPSYFPFTEPSAEIDLWFPKKKGGPGWIEWGGCGMVHPNVLKATGIDPDEYTGFAFGMGLERTLMLRHGIADMHDIIEGDVRFSSQFGVNL
- a CDS encoding amino acid permease → MSDQSLRHGLKVRHLTMMGLGSAIGAGLFVGSGNAIQSAGPAVLVSYIVAGVVVVIIMSLLGELASARPSSGAFSTYAEQGIGRWAGYAVGWAYWFMLIMVLGVEILAATTIMAGWINIPQWLIAGVLIALFAAVNLVGVRQFGELEFWFAAIKVAAIIGFLVVGVLIVTGVISAGPNVGVGQLVAGDGGFAPRGAAGVAAGLLAVMFAFGGIEIITIAAAEATNPQSAIRRATISIMWRILFFYIGSVVVMLAVVPWNDPQFEQGGFVAVLNRANIPYASGLMEAVIVVALLSAFNAQLYATSRMAFSLAQRGEGPAVLLRLSGRDVPWIAVMVSIVFSVLAVTAHALDTQGRVMGTLLDAVGAFLLIIWVFIAVSQIRLRPQLEREGSLKMRTWAHPWLAIGALVSITAFIVLMLFDANGRQNLSFSLVMFAMICGTYVIHSRRGAQRSLQ
- a CDS encoding serine protease — encoded protein: MRHTRKAHFGVTSTLALMLVTGCGALPPEPPEVPDTYVPNMTFIPESEGGITTYGFSEAQRMTVRVRNVGCSAVTRGTGFAIDQQTLVTNKHVVEGTNELQLSTSDGRDIEVTGAQSANLADLAIVRTTQQLDASPVLASADPQIGDVVSIIGYPNGGQLTLTSGTVLDYTDDPLNENLGQVAVADAEVEPGSSGSAVLNESGQVVGVVYAKSSSGKTFFIPVSTLTTLLDTPADFTQAEEPTCD
- the rpmI gene encoding 50S ribosomal protein L35; protein product: MPKNKTHSGAKKRFRVTGSGKIMREQANKRHLLEHKSSTRTRRLSSDQVVSDADVKKIKKLLGK
- a CDS encoding TrmH family RNA methyltransferase, whose amino-acid sequence is MPDLTNPRSDRVKMVRRLSGRSSRTKHGQFLVEGPQSVRELVACRAELVRDLYVSSDRVDRYRDIYDEAHRQSLYLHTTTPEVLSAMSEDAQGIVAVARTLDTRLSSLGPVLSKACLVAVLTDVRDPGNAGTVIRAADAAGADVVILAGDSVDLMNPKVVRSSAGSLFHMPVITNASLVDVHGALKMAGIPLFGTTPYADLTLDDLVEPQGPTSVGAPHAWVFGNEAQGLSVEDQSMCDSLVRIPMYGRAESLNLAMAATICLYTSARALRTTTR
- a CDS encoding catalase — translated: MTEQPTTAQNGSPIASSQHSLTTGPDGVTALHDRFLVEKLASFNRERVPERNPHAKGGGAFGEFVVTEDVTRYTKAAVFQPGATTETLLRFSSVAGEQGSPDTWRDVRGFALRYYTTEGNFDIVGNNTPIFFIRDAIKFPDFIHSQKRNGKGLRDSNMQWDFWTLSPESAHQVTYLMGDRGLPKTWRHMNGYGSHTYSWANEAGEQFWVKYHFVSRQGVESMTNDEAERLAGTDADFYRRDLFDAIDRGDNPVWDMYVQVMPYEDAKTYHFNPFDLTKIWSFSDYPRIKVGELTLNRNPRNFFQDIEQAAFSPSNLVPGTGISPDKMLMGRMFAYPDAQRYRIGTNYNQLPVNQPHAAEVVNYQHEGNMRYVSNDYEVPVHNTNSLGYPEANEAAAGEVNWETDGPLLRAAYTLRTHDDDFGQAGTLYREVFTDDQRSRFIDTLTGQGKSISRPEVRERFFGYWGSVDSQLGQTLRERVGQ